A section of the Dromaius novaehollandiae isolate bDroNov1 chromosome 6, bDroNov1.hap1, whole genome shotgun sequence genome encodes:
- the HABP2 gene encoding hyaluronan-binding protein 2 isoform X1 encodes MGNGALSLQVLPLLLFLGTARLCSCSFFFLTGLLDGQTDDYEYYDEYTQPEEEPLHQNQYAEDPDWFEEQFGYSSTRKADPCSSNPCKNNGRCEKKGSHFSCHCPKPYTGTTCEKVKDMCLEKRCVRGDCLITLTSPYFQCSCSHPYKLPDCGRASSPCRPNPCKNGGICIRHRIRSEFTCKCPEPFRGRICEIGPDDCYEEDSEYRGRVNQAANGKTCLHWNSHILLDYSINSFMKDADSYGIGEHNFCRNADGDEKPWCYIKNNNKVEWDFCDISPCSGTAEEIPGAAGSPTVPPGSNEIFKTCGQLESQRPLKRIYGGAKTKAGKHPWMVSLQKKTSWRSRHFCGGVLIKPCWVLTAGHCIEHSAENLQVALGKQDLKKREPQEQIFDVQKIIVHYKYKDKDGVQYNDIALLKLKPVNGHCAVETKYVKTACLPNFLLPVGTDCFISGWGATETDEESRQLLDANVKLISQRQCNAPKAYDHVLDESMFCAGNLQRSGVDSCQGDSGGPLTCVENGSYYVYGLVSWGDQCGLKNKPGVYTQVTTFLSWIKSKIRSESRSLH; translated from the exons ATGGGTAACGGTGCTTTGTCCCTTCAGGTTCTTCCACTGCTCCTTTTCCTGGGGACCGCACGGCTGTGC TCTTgcagtttcttcttcctgactGGCCTTCTCGATG GCCAGACTGACGACTATGAGTACTATGATGAGTATACCCAGCCAGAAGAGGAACCCCTCCACCAAAACCAATACGCTGAGGATCCTGACTGGTTTGAGGAACAGTTTGGCTACAGTAGTACTAGAAAAG CAGACCCCTGCTCCTCCAATCCCTGCAAGAACAATGGCCGGtgtgaaaaaaaaggaagtcactTCAGCTGCCACTGCCCCAAGCCATATACTGGGACTACATGTGAGAAAG TGAAAGACATGTGTCTGGAGAAGAGGTGTGTCAGAGGAGACTGCCTCATTACATTAACCTCACCttatttccagtgcagctgtAGTCATCCCTACAAATTACCAGACTGTGGCCGAG CATCTTCACCATGCAGGCCAAATCCATGTAAAAATGGAGGTATCTGCATACGGCACAGAATCAGATCAGAATTCACCTGCAAGTGTCCTGAACCATTCAGAGGGAGAATCTGTGAAATTG GACCAGATGATTGCTACGAGGAGGACTCCGAGTACAGAGGAAGAGTGAACCAAGCAGCGAATGGAAAGACATGCCTGCACTGGAATTCCCACATTCTCTTGGACTACTCTATTAACTCATTTATGAAGGATGCTGACTCTTACGGCATTGGTGAACATAACTTCTGCAg GAATGCTGATGGTGATGAAAAACCCTGGTGCTACATCAAAAATAACAACAAGGTGGAATGGGACTTCTGTGACATTTCACCCTGCTCAGGAACAG CTGAAGAGATCCCAGGGGCAGCAGGCAGCCCAACTGTCCCGCCTGGATCAAATGAAATATTCAAAACATGTGGACAACTAGAAAGCCAAAGGCCACTAAAGAGGATCTACGGTGGAGCCAAGACTAAAGCTGGCAAACATCCGTGGATGGTATCTCTGCAGAAAAAGACTTCATGGAGGAGCAGGCATTTCTGTGGTGGAGTCCTAATAAAACCATGCTGGGTTCTCACTGCTGGACATTGCATTGA ACACTCAGCAGAAAATCTCCAAGTGGCCCTTGGAAAGCAAGACCTCAAGAAGAGAGAGCCTCAAGAGCAAATATTTGATGTGCAGAAGATCATTGTACATTACAAATACAAAGACAAGGACGGTGTCCAATACAATGATATTG CATTACTGAAGTTGAAGCCAGTTAATGGTCACTGTGCTGTGGAAACAAAGTATGTGAAAACAGCGTGTTTGCCTAACTTCCTCCTTCCTGTTGGGACTGACTGCTTCATTTCAGGATGGGGTGCCACAGAGACAG ATGAAGAATCCCGTCAGCTGTTAGATGCCAATGTCAAGCTGATTTCGCAAAGGCAGTGCAATGCACCAAAAGCATATGATCACGTACTGGATGAAAGCATGTTCTGCGCAGGAAATCTTCAGAGGTCTGGAGTTGATTCTTGTCAG GGAGATTCTGGAGGCCCTCTAACTTGTGTAGAAAATGGCTCCTACTATGTGTATGGCCTTGTGAGCTGGGGTGATCAGTGTGGGTTAAAAAACAAGCCAGGAGTCTATACCCAGGTGACAACATTTCTCAGTTGGATTAAATCCAAAATTCGGTCGGAGTCAAGGTCACTTCATTGA
- the HABP2 gene encoding hyaluronan-binding protein 2 isoform X4 produces the protein MGNGALSLQVLPLLLFLGTARLCSCSFFFLTGLLDGQTDDYEYYDEYTQPEEEPLHQNQYAEDPDWFEEQFGYSSTRKADPCSSNPCKNNGRCEKKGSHFSCHCPKPYTGTTCEKASSPCRPNPCKNGGICIRHRIRSEFTCKCPEPFRGRICEIGPDDCYEEDSEYRGRVNQAANGKTCLHWNSHILLDYSINSFMKDADSYGIGEHNFCRNADGDEKPWCYIKNNNKVEWDFCDISPCSGTAEEIPGAAGSPTVPPGSNEIFKTCGQLESQRPLKRIYGGAKTKAGKHPWMVSLQKKTSWRSRHFCGGVLIKPCWVLTAGHCIEHSAENLQVALGKQDLKKREPQEQIFDVQKIIVHYKYKDKDGVQYNDIALLKLKPVNGHCAVETKYVKTACLPNFLLPVGTDCFISGWGATETDEESRQLLDANVKLISQRQCNAPKAYDHVLDESMFCAGNLQRSGVDSCQGDSGGPLTCVENGSYYVYGLVSWGDQCGLKNKPGVYTQVTTFLSWIKSKIRSESRSLH, from the exons ATGGGTAACGGTGCTTTGTCCCTTCAGGTTCTTCCACTGCTCCTTTTCCTGGGGACCGCACGGCTGTGC TCTTgcagtttcttcttcctgactGGCCTTCTCGATG GCCAGACTGACGACTATGAGTACTATGATGAGTATACCCAGCCAGAAGAGGAACCCCTCCACCAAAACCAATACGCTGAGGATCCTGACTGGTTTGAGGAACAGTTTGGCTACAGTAGTACTAGAAAAG CAGACCCCTGCTCCTCCAATCCCTGCAAGAACAATGGCCGGtgtgaaaaaaaaggaagtcactTCAGCTGCCACTGCCCCAAGCCATATACTGGGACTACATGTGAGAAAG CATCTTCACCATGCAGGCCAAATCCATGTAAAAATGGAGGTATCTGCATACGGCACAGAATCAGATCAGAATTCACCTGCAAGTGTCCTGAACCATTCAGAGGGAGAATCTGTGAAATTG GACCAGATGATTGCTACGAGGAGGACTCCGAGTACAGAGGAAGAGTGAACCAAGCAGCGAATGGAAAGACATGCCTGCACTGGAATTCCCACATTCTCTTGGACTACTCTATTAACTCATTTATGAAGGATGCTGACTCTTACGGCATTGGTGAACATAACTTCTGCAg GAATGCTGATGGTGATGAAAAACCCTGGTGCTACATCAAAAATAACAACAAGGTGGAATGGGACTTCTGTGACATTTCACCCTGCTCAGGAACAG CTGAAGAGATCCCAGGGGCAGCAGGCAGCCCAACTGTCCCGCCTGGATCAAATGAAATATTCAAAACATGTGGACAACTAGAAAGCCAAAGGCCACTAAAGAGGATCTACGGTGGAGCCAAGACTAAAGCTGGCAAACATCCGTGGATGGTATCTCTGCAGAAAAAGACTTCATGGAGGAGCAGGCATTTCTGTGGTGGAGTCCTAATAAAACCATGCTGGGTTCTCACTGCTGGACATTGCATTGA ACACTCAGCAGAAAATCTCCAAGTGGCCCTTGGAAAGCAAGACCTCAAGAAGAGAGAGCCTCAAGAGCAAATATTTGATGTGCAGAAGATCATTGTACATTACAAATACAAAGACAAGGACGGTGTCCAATACAATGATATTG CATTACTGAAGTTGAAGCCAGTTAATGGTCACTGTGCTGTGGAAACAAAGTATGTGAAAACAGCGTGTTTGCCTAACTTCCTCCTTCCTGTTGGGACTGACTGCTTCATTTCAGGATGGGGTGCCACAGAGACAG ATGAAGAATCCCGTCAGCTGTTAGATGCCAATGTCAAGCTGATTTCGCAAAGGCAGTGCAATGCACCAAAAGCATATGATCACGTACTGGATGAAAGCATGTTCTGCGCAGGAAATCTTCAGAGGTCTGGAGTTGATTCTTGTCAG GGAGATTCTGGAGGCCCTCTAACTTGTGTAGAAAATGGCTCCTACTATGTGTATGGCCTTGTGAGCTGGGGTGATCAGTGTGGGTTAAAAAACAAGCCAGGAGTCTATACCCAGGTGACAACATTTCTCAGTTGGATTAAATCCAAAATTCGGTCGGAGTCAAGGTCACTTCATTGA
- the HABP2 gene encoding hyaluronan-binding protein 2 isoform X2: protein MGNGALSLQVLPLLLFLGTARLCSCSFFFLTGLLDGQTDDYEYYDEYTQPEEEPLHQNQYAEDPDWFEEQFGYSSTRKDPCSSNPCKNNGRCEKKGSHFSCHCPKPYTGTTCEKVKDMCLEKRCVRGDCLITLTSPYFQCSCSHPYKLPDCGRASSPCRPNPCKNGGICIRHRIRSEFTCKCPEPFRGRICEIGPDDCYEEDSEYRGRVNQAANGKTCLHWNSHILLDYSINSFMKDADSYGIGEHNFCRNADGDEKPWCYIKNNNKVEWDFCDISPCSGTAEEIPGAAGSPTVPPGSNEIFKTCGQLESQRPLKRIYGGAKTKAGKHPWMVSLQKKTSWRSRHFCGGVLIKPCWVLTAGHCIEHSAENLQVALGKQDLKKREPQEQIFDVQKIIVHYKYKDKDGVQYNDIALLKLKPVNGHCAVETKYVKTACLPNFLLPVGTDCFISGWGATETDEESRQLLDANVKLISQRQCNAPKAYDHVLDESMFCAGNLQRSGVDSCQGDSGGPLTCVENGSYYVYGLVSWGDQCGLKNKPGVYTQVTTFLSWIKSKIRSESRSLH from the exons ATGGGTAACGGTGCTTTGTCCCTTCAGGTTCTTCCACTGCTCCTTTTCCTGGGGACCGCACGGCTGTGC TCTTgcagtttcttcttcctgactGGCCTTCTCGATG GCCAGACTGACGACTATGAGTACTATGATGAGTATACCCAGCCAGAAGAGGAACCCCTCCACCAAAACCAATACGCTGAGGATCCTGACTGGTTTGAGGAACAGTTTGGCTACAGTAGTACTAGAAAAG ACCCCTGCTCCTCCAATCCCTGCAAGAACAATGGCCGGtgtgaaaaaaaaggaagtcactTCAGCTGCCACTGCCCCAAGCCATATACTGGGACTACATGTGAGAAAG TGAAAGACATGTGTCTGGAGAAGAGGTGTGTCAGAGGAGACTGCCTCATTACATTAACCTCACCttatttccagtgcagctgtAGTCATCCCTACAAATTACCAGACTGTGGCCGAG CATCTTCACCATGCAGGCCAAATCCATGTAAAAATGGAGGTATCTGCATACGGCACAGAATCAGATCAGAATTCACCTGCAAGTGTCCTGAACCATTCAGAGGGAGAATCTGTGAAATTG GACCAGATGATTGCTACGAGGAGGACTCCGAGTACAGAGGAAGAGTGAACCAAGCAGCGAATGGAAAGACATGCCTGCACTGGAATTCCCACATTCTCTTGGACTACTCTATTAACTCATTTATGAAGGATGCTGACTCTTACGGCATTGGTGAACATAACTTCTGCAg GAATGCTGATGGTGATGAAAAACCCTGGTGCTACATCAAAAATAACAACAAGGTGGAATGGGACTTCTGTGACATTTCACCCTGCTCAGGAACAG CTGAAGAGATCCCAGGGGCAGCAGGCAGCCCAACTGTCCCGCCTGGATCAAATGAAATATTCAAAACATGTGGACAACTAGAAAGCCAAAGGCCACTAAAGAGGATCTACGGTGGAGCCAAGACTAAAGCTGGCAAACATCCGTGGATGGTATCTCTGCAGAAAAAGACTTCATGGAGGAGCAGGCATTTCTGTGGTGGAGTCCTAATAAAACCATGCTGGGTTCTCACTGCTGGACATTGCATTGA ACACTCAGCAGAAAATCTCCAAGTGGCCCTTGGAAAGCAAGACCTCAAGAAGAGAGAGCCTCAAGAGCAAATATTTGATGTGCAGAAGATCATTGTACATTACAAATACAAAGACAAGGACGGTGTCCAATACAATGATATTG CATTACTGAAGTTGAAGCCAGTTAATGGTCACTGTGCTGTGGAAACAAAGTATGTGAAAACAGCGTGTTTGCCTAACTTCCTCCTTCCTGTTGGGACTGACTGCTTCATTTCAGGATGGGGTGCCACAGAGACAG ATGAAGAATCCCGTCAGCTGTTAGATGCCAATGTCAAGCTGATTTCGCAAAGGCAGTGCAATGCACCAAAAGCATATGATCACGTACTGGATGAAAGCATGTTCTGCGCAGGAAATCTTCAGAGGTCTGGAGTTGATTCTTGTCAG GGAGATTCTGGAGGCCCTCTAACTTGTGTAGAAAATGGCTCCTACTATGTGTATGGCCTTGTGAGCTGGGGTGATCAGTGTGGGTTAAAAAACAAGCCAGGAGTCTATACCCAGGTGACAACATTTCTCAGTTGGATTAAATCCAAAATTCGGTCGGAGTCAAGGTCACTTCATTGA
- the HABP2 gene encoding hyaluronan-binding protein 2 isoform X5, whose amino-acid sequence MGNGALSLQVLPLLLFLGTARLCSCSFFFLTGLLDGQTDDYEYYDEYTQPEEEPLHQNQYAEDPDWFEEQFGYSSTRKDPCSSNPCKNNGRCEKKGSHFSCHCPKPYTGTTCEKASSPCRPNPCKNGGICIRHRIRSEFTCKCPEPFRGRICEIGPDDCYEEDSEYRGRVNQAANGKTCLHWNSHILLDYSINSFMKDADSYGIGEHNFCRNADGDEKPWCYIKNNNKVEWDFCDISPCSGTAEEIPGAAGSPTVPPGSNEIFKTCGQLESQRPLKRIYGGAKTKAGKHPWMVSLQKKTSWRSRHFCGGVLIKPCWVLTAGHCIEHSAENLQVALGKQDLKKREPQEQIFDVQKIIVHYKYKDKDGVQYNDIALLKLKPVNGHCAVETKYVKTACLPNFLLPVGTDCFISGWGATETDEESRQLLDANVKLISQRQCNAPKAYDHVLDESMFCAGNLQRSGVDSCQGDSGGPLTCVENGSYYVYGLVSWGDQCGLKNKPGVYTQVTTFLSWIKSKIRSESRSLH is encoded by the exons ATGGGTAACGGTGCTTTGTCCCTTCAGGTTCTTCCACTGCTCCTTTTCCTGGGGACCGCACGGCTGTGC TCTTgcagtttcttcttcctgactGGCCTTCTCGATG GCCAGACTGACGACTATGAGTACTATGATGAGTATACCCAGCCAGAAGAGGAACCCCTCCACCAAAACCAATACGCTGAGGATCCTGACTGGTTTGAGGAACAGTTTGGCTACAGTAGTACTAGAAAAG ACCCCTGCTCCTCCAATCCCTGCAAGAACAATGGCCGGtgtgaaaaaaaaggaagtcactTCAGCTGCCACTGCCCCAAGCCATATACTGGGACTACATGTGAGAAAG CATCTTCACCATGCAGGCCAAATCCATGTAAAAATGGAGGTATCTGCATACGGCACAGAATCAGATCAGAATTCACCTGCAAGTGTCCTGAACCATTCAGAGGGAGAATCTGTGAAATTG GACCAGATGATTGCTACGAGGAGGACTCCGAGTACAGAGGAAGAGTGAACCAAGCAGCGAATGGAAAGACATGCCTGCACTGGAATTCCCACATTCTCTTGGACTACTCTATTAACTCATTTATGAAGGATGCTGACTCTTACGGCATTGGTGAACATAACTTCTGCAg GAATGCTGATGGTGATGAAAAACCCTGGTGCTACATCAAAAATAACAACAAGGTGGAATGGGACTTCTGTGACATTTCACCCTGCTCAGGAACAG CTGAAGAGATCCCAGGGGCAGCAGGCAGCCCAACTGTCCCGCCTGGATCAAATGAAATATTCAAAACATGTGGACAACTAGAAAGCCAAAGGCCACTAAAGAGGATCTACGGTGGAGCCAAGACTAAAGCTGGCAAACATCCGTGGATGGTATCTCTGCAGAAAAAGACTTCATGGAGGAGCAGGCATTTCTGTGGTGGAGTCCTAATAAAACCATGCTGGGTTCTCACTGCTGGACATTGCATTGA ACACTCAGCAGAAAATCTCCAAGTGGCCCTTGGAAAGCAAGACCTCAAGAAGAGAGAGCCTCAAGAGCAAATATTTGATGTGCAGAAGATCATTGTACATTACAAATACAAAGACAAGGACGGTGTCCAATACAATGATATTG CATTACTGAAGTTGAAGCCAGTTAATGGTCACTGTGCTGTGGAAACAAAGTATGTGAAAACAGCGTGTTTGCCTAACTTCCTCCTTCCTGTTGGGACTGACTGCTTCATTTCAGGATGGGGTGCCACAGAGACAG ATGAAGAATCCCGTCAGCTGTTAGATGCCAATGTCAAGCTGATTTCGCAAAGGCAGTGCAATGCACCAAAAGCATATGATCACGTACTGGATGAAAGCATGTTCTGCGCAGGAAATCTTCAGAGGTCTGGAGTTGATTCTTGTCAG GGAGATTCTGGAGGCCCTCTAACTTGTGTAGAAAATGGCTCCTACTATGTGTATGGCCTTGTGAGCTGGGGTGATCAGTGTGGGTTAAAAAACAAGCCAGGAGTCTATACCCAGGTGACAACATTTCTCAGTTGGATTAAATCCAAAATTCGGTCGGAGTCAAGGTCACTTCATTGA
- the HABP2 gene encoding hyaluronan-binding protein 2 isoform X6 encodes MGNGALSLQVLPLLLFLGTARLCSCSFFFLTGLLDGQTDDYEYYDEYTQPEEEPLHQNQYAEDPDWFEEQFGYSSTRKADPCSSNPCKNNGRCEKKGSHFSCHCPKPYTGTTCEKVKDMCLEKRCVRGDCLITLTSPYFQCSCSHPYKLPDCGRASSPCRPNPCKNGGICIRHRIRSEFTCKCPEPFRGRICEIGPDDCYEEDSEYRGRVNQAANGKTCLHWNSHILLDYSINSFMKDADSYGIGEHNFCRNADGDEKPWCYIKNNNKVEWDFCDISPCSGTAEEIPGAAGSPTVPPGSNEIFKTCGQLESQRPLKRIYGGAKTKAGKHPWMVSLQKKTSWRSRHFCGGVLIKPCWVLTAGHCIEHSAENLQVALGKQDLKKREPQEQIFDVQKIIVHYKYKDKDGVQYNDIALLKLKPVNGHCAVETKYVKTACLPNFLLPVGTDCFISGWGATETVCTLKQLRKF; translated from the exons ATGGGTAACGGTGCTTTGTCCCTTCAGGTTCTTCCACTGCTCCTTTTCCTGGGGACCGCACGGCTGTGC TCTTgcagtttcttcttcctgactGGCCTTCTCGATG GCCAGACTGACGACTATGAGTACTATGATGAGTATACCCAGCCAGAAGAGGAACCCCTCCACCAAAACCAATACGCTGAGGATCCTGACTGGTTTGAGGAACAGTTTGGCTACAGTAGTACTAGAAAAG CAGACCCCTGCTCCTCCAATCCCTGCAAGAACAATGGCCGGtgtgaaaaaaaaggaagtcactTCAGCTGCCACTGCCCCAAGCCATATACTGGGACTACATGTGAGAAAG TGAAAGACATGTGTCTGGAGAAGAGGTGTGTCAGAGGAGACTGCCTCATTACATTAACCTCACCttatttccagtgcagctgtAGTCATCCCTACAAATTACCAGACTGTGGCCGAG CATCTTCACCATGCAGGCCAAATCCATGTAAAAATGGAGGTATCTGCATACGGCACAGAATCAGATCAGAATTCACCTGCAAGTGTCCTGAACCATTCAGAGGGAGAATCTGTGAAATTG GACCAGATGATTGCTACGAGGAGGACTCCGAGTACAGAGGAAGAGTGAACCAAGCAGCGAATGGAAAGACATGCCTGCACTGGAATTCCCACATTCTCTTGGACTACTCTATTAACTCATTTATGAAGGATGCTGACTCTTACGGCATTGGTGAACATAACTTCTGCAg GAATGCTGATGGTGATGAAAAACCCTGGTGCTACATCAAAAATAACAACAAGGTGGAATGGGACTTCTGTGACATTTCACCCTGCTCAGGAACAG CTGAAGAGATCCCAGGGGCAGCAGGCAGCCCAACTGTCCCGCCTGGATCAAATGAAATATTCAAAACATGTGGACAACTAGAAAGCCAAAGGCCACTAAAGAGGATCTACGGTGGAGCCAAGACTAAAGCTGGCAAACATCCGTGGATGGTATCTCTGCAGAAAAAGACTTCATGGAGGAGCAGGCATTTCTGTGGTGGAGTCCTAATAAAACCATGCTGGGTTCTCACTGCTGGACATTGCATTGA ACACTCAGCAGAAAATCTCCAAGTGGCCCTTGGAAAGCAAGACCTCAAGAAGAGAGAGCCTCAAGAGCAAATATTTGATGTGCAGAAGATCATTGTACATTACAAATACAAAGACAAGGACGGTGTCCAATACAATGATATTG CATTACTGAAGTTGAAGCCAGTTAATGGTCACTGTGCTGTGGAAACAAAGTATGTGAAAACAGCGTGTTTGCCTAACTTCCTCCTTCCTGTTGGGACTGACTGCTTCATTTCAGGATGGGGTGCCACAGAGACAG TTTGCACATTAAAACAGCTAAGGAAGTTCTGA
- the HABP2 gene encoding hyaluronan-binding protein 2 isoform X3, producing MQSCSFFFLTGLLDGQTDDYEYYDEYTQPEEEPLHQNQYAEDPDWFEEQFGYSSTRKADPCSSNPCKNNGRCEKKGSHFSCHCPKPYTGTTCEKVKDMCLEKRCVRGDCLITLTSPYFQCSCSHPYKLPDCGRASSPCRPNPCKNGGICIRHRIRSEFTCKCPEPFRGRICEIGPDDCYEEDSEYRGRVNQAANGKTCLHWNSHILLDYSINSFMKDADSYGIGEHNFCRNADGDEKPWCYIKNNNKVEWDFCDISPCSGTAEEIPGAAGSPTVPPGSNEIFKTCGQLESQRPLKRIYGGAKTKAGKHPWMVSLQKKTSWRSRHFCGGVLIKPCWVLTAGHCIEHSAENLQVALGKQDLKKREPQEQIFDVQKIIVHYKYKDKDGVQYNDIALLKLKPVNGHCAVETKYVKTACLPNFLLPVGTDCFISGWGATETDEESRQLLDANVKLISQRQCNAPKAYDHVLDESMFCAGNLQRSGVDSCQGDSGGPLTCVENGSYYVYGLVSWGDQCGLKNKPGVYTQVTTFLSWIKSKIRSESRSLH from the exons ATGCAGTCTTgcagtttcttcttcctgactGGCCTTCTCGATG GCCAGACTGACGACTATGAGTACTATGATGAGTATACCCAGCCAGAAGAGGAACCCCTCCACCAAAACCAATACGCTGAGGATCCTGACTGGTTTGAGGAACAGTTTGGCTACAGTAGTACTAGAAAAG CAGACCCCTGCTCCTCCAATCCCTGCAAGAACAATGGCCGGtgtgaaaaaaaaggaagtcactTCAGCTGCCACTGCCCCAAGCCATATACTGGGACTACATGTGAGAAAG TGAAAGACATGTGTCTGGAGAAGAGGTGTGTCAGAGGAGACTGCCTCATTACATTAACCTCACCttatttccagtgcagctgtAGTCATCCCTACAAATTACCAGACTGTGGCCGAG CATCTTCACCATGCAGGCCAAATCCATGTAAAAATGGAGGTATCTGCATACGGCACAGAATCAGATCAGAATTCACCTGCAAGTGTCCTGAACCATTCAGAGGGAGAATCTGTGAAATTG GACCAGATGATTGCTACGAGGAGGACTCCGAGTACAGAGGAAGAGTGAACCAAGCAGCGAATGGAAAGACATGCCTGCACTGGAATTCCCACATTCTCTTGGACTACTCTATTAACTCATTTATGAAGGATGCTGACTCTTACGGCATTGGTGAACATAACTTCTGCAg GAATGCTGATGGTGATGAAAAACCCTGGTGCTACATCAAAAATAACAACAAGGTGGAATGGGACTTCTGTGACATTTCACCCTGCTCAGGAACAG CTGAAGAGATCCCAGGGGCAGCAGGCAGCCCAACTGTCCCGCCTGGATCAAATGAAATATTCAAAACATGTGGACAACTAGAAAGCCAAAGGCCACTAAAGAGGATCTACGGTGGAGCCAAGACTAAAGCTGGCAAACATCCGTGGATGGTATCTCTGCAGAAAAAGACTTCATGGAGGAGCAGGCATTTCTGTGGTGGAGTCCTAATAAAACCATGCTGGGTTCTCACTGCTGGACATTGCATTGA ACACTCAGCAGAAAATCTCCAAGTGGCCCTTGGAAAGCAAGACCTCAAGAAGAGAGAGCCTCAAGAGCAAATATTTGATGTGCAGAAGATCATTGTACATTACAAATACAAAGACAAGGACGGTGTCCAATACAATGATATTG CATTACTGAAGTTGAAGCCAGTTAATGGTCACTGTGCTGTGGAAACAAAGTATGTGAAAACAGCGTGTTTGCCTAACTTCCTCCTTCCTGTTGGGACTGACTGCTTCATTTCAGGATGGGGTGCCACAGAGACAG ATGAAGAATCCCGTCAGCTGTTAGATGCCAATGTCAAGCTGATTTCGCAAAGGCAGTGCAATGCACCAAAAGCATATGATCACGTACTGGATGAAAGCATGTTCTGCGCAGGAAATCTTCAGAGGTCTGGAGTTGATTCTTGTCAG GGAGATTCTGGAGGCCCTCTAACTTGTGTAGAAAATGGCTCCTACTATGTGTATGGCCTTGTGAGCTGGGGTGATCAGTGTGGGTTAAAAAACAAGCCAGGAGTCTATACCCAGGTGACAACATTTCTCAGTTGGATTAAATCCAAAATTCGGTCGGAGTCAAGGTCACTTCATTGA